A single region of the Pseudomonas mandelii genome encodes:
- the pmbA gene encoding metalloprotease PmbA has protein sequence MSAVESVGPQALPALQEQVEQIIAEAKRQGASACEVAVSLEQGLSTSVRQREVETVEFNRDQGFGITLYVGQRKGSASTSASGPEAIRETVAAALAIAKHTSEDEASGLADAALMARDLQDFDLFHEWDITPEQAIEQALTCEAAAFAADSRIKNADGTTLSTHQGCRVYGNSHGFIGGYASTRHSLSCVMIAEADGQMQRDYWYDVNRQGNLLADPVSIGQRAAQRAASRLGARPVPTCEVPVLFSAELAGGLFGSFLSAISGGSLYRKSSFLEGTLGQKLFPEWLTIDERPHLMRAMGSSAFDGDGLATYAKPFVEKGELVSYILGTYSGRKLGMPSTANAGGVHNLFVTHGDEDQAALLRRMGRGLLVTELMGQGLNMVTGDYSRGAAGYWVENGEIQFAVQEVTIAGNMRDMFKQIVAVGNDLELRSNIRTGSVLIERMTVAGS, from the coding sequence ATGAGTGCAGTTGAAAGCGTCGGCCCACAAGCGTTGCCGGCACTGCAAGAACAAGTCGAGCAGATCATCGCTGAAGCCAAGCGTCAGGGGGCCAGTGCCTGTGAAGTGGCCGTGTCCCTGGAGCAGGGCCTGTCCACCTCGGTGCGCCAGCGTGAAGTCGAAACCGTCGAATTCAACCGCGACCAGGGCTTTGGCATCACCTTGTACGTCGGTCAGCGCAAAGGCTCGGCCAGCACCTCGGCCAGTGGTCCTGAGGCGATTCGTGAAACCGTCGCGGCGGCGTTGGCCATCGCTAAGCACACCTCCGAAGACGAAGCTTCCGGCCTGGCAGATGCCGCCCTGATGGCCAGGGATCTGCAGGATTTCGACCTGTTCCATGAATGGGACATCACCCCGGAGCAGGCCATCGAGCAGGCGCTGACCTGCGAAGCCGCGGCATTTGCCGCCGACAGTCGGATCAAGAACGCCGACGGCACGACCCTCAGCACCCATCAAGGCTGTCGCGTTTACGGCAACAGCCACGGTTTTATTGGCGGTTATGCGTCGACCCGGCACAGCCTGAGCTGCGTGATGATCGCCGAGGCTGACGGCCAGATGCAGCGCGATTACTGGTACGACGTGAACCGTCAGGGTAACTTGTTGGCCGACCCGGTGAGCATCGGCCAGCGTGCCGCGCAACGGGCCGCGAGCCGATTGGGCGCGCGTCCGGTGCCGACCTGTGAAGTGCCGGTGCTGTTTTCCGCGGAACTGGCCGGTGGCTTGTTCGGCAGCTTCCTCTCGGCGATTTCCGGCGGCAGCCTGTATCGCAAATCGTCGTTCCTTGAAGGCACGCTGGGTCAGAAACTGTTCCCGGAATGGCTGACCATCGATGAGCGTCCACACTTGATGCGCGCCATGGGCAGTTCGGCGTTCGACGGTGATGGTCTGGCGACTTACGCCAAACCGTTCGTCGAGAAAGGCGAGTTGGTGTCCTACATCCTCGGCACTTACTCCGGGCGCAAGTTGGGCATGCCGAGCACCGCCAACGCGGGTGGCGTGCACAACCTGTTCGTCACCCATGGTGATGAAGACCAAGCCGCCTTGCTGCGCCGCATGGGGCGTGGCTTGCTGGTCACCGAGCTGATGGGCCAGGGCCTGAACATGGTCACCGGCGATTACTCCCGGGGCGCGGCGGGTTACTGGGTCGAGAACGGCGAAATCCAGTTCGCGGTCCAGGAAGTGACCATCGCCGGCAACATGCGCGACATGTTCAAGCAGATCGTTGCCGTCGGTAATGACCTGGAATTGCGCAGTAATATTCGCACCGGTTCGGTGTTGATCGAGCGGATGACCGTCGCGGGCAGCTAA
- the yjgA gene encoding ribosome biogenesis factor YjgA, giving the protein MVDSYDDSLDTGEKSKSQVKRELHALVDLGERLTTLKPDLLAKLPLTDAMRRALADAPKHTANIARKRHLMFIGKLMRDQDTDAILALLDQLDASTRQYNERFHGLERWRDRLIAGDDAVLEKFVLDYLEADRQQLRSLIRQAQHELATNKPPASSRKIFKYIRELDETQRGLR; this is encoded by the coding sequence ATGGTTGATTCTTACGACGACTCCCTCGATACGGGAGAAAAAAGCAAATCCCAGGTTAAACGCGAGCTTCATGCTCTGGTTGACCTCGGCGAGCGCCTTACAACGCTCAAGCCTGACTTGCTGGCAAAACTGCCGTTGACCGACGCTATGCGCCGGGCACTGGCTGATGCGCCCAAGCACACCGCGAATATCGCGCGTAAACGGCACCTTATGTTCATCGGCAAACTGATGCGCGATCAGGACACTGACGCCATTCTGGCGCTGCTCGATCAACTCGATGCCTCCACCCGGCAGTACAACGAACGTTTCCATGGCCTGGAACGCTGGCGCGATCGCTTGATCGCGGGCGACGATGCGGTCCTGGAAAAGTTCGTGCTCGACTACCTGGAGGCTGATCGTCAGCAGTTGCGCTCCCTGATCCGTCAGGCCCAGCACGAACTGGCGACCAACAAGCCACCGGCATCGAGCCGTAAAATCTTCAAGTACA
- a CDS encoding FagA protein: MSSALHEQPYLESWRWMSRQIRCAMDPDEPRLIEHYLAEGRYLACCTATSPWTIAETSFRLLLDTAADVALPWHWRTYCLDQAWRPLRELERLSLCKCRLKRWQSYTWQLAICELQPSIPLNELVQGFSDDRPSDSY; encoded by the coding sequence ATGAGTTCTGCCTTGCACGAGCAGCCTTACCTCGAAAGCTGGCGCTGGATGAGTCGCCAGATCCGTTGCGCGATGGACCCCGACGAGCCGCGCCTGATCGAACATTACCTGGCTGAAGGCCGGTATCTGGCGTGTTGCACGGCCACTTCTCCCTGGACCATCGCCGAGACGTCCTTCCGTTTGTTGCTCGACACCGCCGCCGATGTCGCGCTGCCGTGGCACTGGCGGACTTACTGCCTCGACCAAGCCTGGCGCCCGCTGCGCGAACTCGAACGCCTTTCTCTGTGCAAATGCCGCCTCAAGCGCTGGCAAAGCTACACCTGGCAATTGGCGATCTGCGAGTTACAGCCCTCGATTCCCCTAAACGAACTGGTGCAAGGATTTTCTGATGACAGACCCTCAGACTCGTATTGA